The following are encoded in a window of Oncorhynchus mykiss isolate Arlee chromosome 31, USDA_OmykA_1.1, whole genome shotgun sequence genomic DNA:
- the LOC110504878 gene encoding protocadherin beta-16-like, with amino-acid sequence MGNWRSTDGRGRWQVLFYILCLSALDSVTGQARYSIPEEQSEGSIVGNIGRDLGLEVKRLVSGKARIITKGARQYVDLNRDKGLLVVKERIDREELCGQTTPCSFSFELIIENPIQLYRVTVEVRDINDNTPSFPKDEIHFKISESAVSGARFSLESAVDPDVGVNSIQNYSLRPTDHFKLEVHSQADGGKYIEMVLQTPLDREEHESLSLMLIATDGGEPQRTGTVRILITVLDANDNAPVCGQPVYKTDVKESSPKGTLITTVSADDADQGVNGEVTFSIAHVAKEAKELFELNVETGEIKVVGKLDFEKSRNYQLNVQASDHGGFTDTCKVVIQIIDENDNVPTIQLMSHTNSIPEDSPPGTTVAVINVEDADSDGNGVVLCYINADIPFKIESSLTDYYTIVTDSTLDRETVSEYNVTITVSDEGTPPLSSNKNITVKVSDVNDNPPKFDQPVYSKSIQENNSPGFSIFSVRASDADWGQNARVSYFLDDKQVNGVTASSVVSVNSENGAIHAVRSFDYEQIKSFQFNVTARDGGSPPLSSVVAVRILVQDQNDNSPQVLYPVQTSSSLVAELVPRSAEVGYLVTKVVAVDVDSGQNAWLSYKLQKATDRALFEVGLQNGEIRTIRQVTDKDAVKQRLTVVVEDNGQPSHSATVNVNVAVADSFPEVLSEFTDFTHDKEYNDNLTFYLVLALAVVSFLFITCLVVIISVKIYRWRQSRVLYHSNLPVIPYYPPRYADTLGTGTLQHVYNYEVCRTTDSRKSDCKFVRPCSQNVLIMDPSSTGTMQRMQSEQNILDEPDSPLEVSLL; translated from the coding sequence ATGGGTAACTGGAGGTCGACTGACGGCAGAGGCCGGTGGCAAGTACTGTTTTACATTCTTTGTCTGAGCGCCCTAGATTCTGTAACTGGGCAGGCACGATATTCCATACCAGAGGAGCAGTCAGAGGGGTCGATCGTTGGAAACATTGGTAGAGATTTGGGTTTGGAGGTGAAGAGACTAGTGTCCGGTAAAGCTCGCATTATAACAAAAGGAGCACGACAGTATGTAGATCTGAACCGAGACAAAGGGCTCCTCGTTGTTAAAGAGAGAATCGACCGAGAGGAGCTCTGCGGACAGACTACGCCTTGTAGCTTCAGCTTTGAGCTTATCATAGAAAACCCCATTCAGTTATATCGAGTTACAGTAGAGGTTCGTGACATTAACGATAACACACCATCCTTTCCAAAGGATGAAATACATTTCAAAATCAGTGAATCTGCCGTGTCCGGGGCGCGCTTTTCTCTGGAGAGCGCCGTTGACCCTGACGTTGGTGTTAACAGTATACAGAATTATTCTCTAAGACCGACAGATCATTTCAAATTAGAGGTACACAGCCAAGCCGATGGTGGTAAATACATTGAGATGGTTTTGCAAACCCCCCTAGACAGAGAGGAACATGAGTCTCTGTCTCTGATGCTTATTGCTACTGACGGAGGCGAGCCTCAGAGGACTGGAACTGTCCGCATCCTTATTACCGTGCTGGATGCCAATGATAATGCGCCAGTATGTGGTCAACCCGTTTATAAAACAGACGTTAAGGAGAGCTCCCCAAAAGGGACTTTGATAACCACCGTTAGCGCAGACGATGCAGACCAAGGGGTGAATGGAGAGGTCACTTTCTCCATCGCTCATGTTGCTAAAGAGGCGAAGGAGCTGTTCGAGCTCAACGTGGAAACTGGAGAGATTAAAGTGGTCGGAAAACTGGATTTTGAAAAATCTAGAAATTATCAGTTAAATGTTCAGGCGAGCGACCACGGAGGGTTTACTGATACGTGTAAAGTTGTCATTCAAATTATTGATGAGAACGATAATGTCCCCACAATACAACTCATGTCACATACTAACTCGATTCCCGAGGACTCTCCCCCTGGTACCACTGTAGCTGTTATTAATGTTGAAGACGCAGACTCAGACGGCAACGGTGTCGTTCTTTGCTATATTAACGCAGATATTCCGTTCAAAATAGAGTCATCGTTAACGGATTATTATACAATAGTCACTGATAGCACATTGGATAGAGAAACCGTGTCTGAGTACAACGTCACCATTACAGTTTCAGATGAAGGGACTCCGCCTCTCTCCAGCAATAAGAACATAACTGTTAAAGTATCAGATGTGAATGATAACCCACCCAAGTTTGATCAACCTGTATATAGTAAGTCTATTCAGGAAAACAATTCGCCAGGGTTTTCTATATTCTCAGTGAGAGCGAGTGACGCTGACTGGGGTCAAAATGCCCGCGTCTCCTACTTTCTCGATGATAAACAAGTAAACGGGGTGACTGCTTCCTCTGTTGTCTCAGTAAATTCAGAAAATGGTGCAATCCATGCTGTTAGGTCATTCGATTATGAACAAATCAAGTCGTTTCAATTCAACGTCACTGCCCGTGATGGAGGGTCTCCACCTCTCAGTTCAGTGGTCGCTGTTAGAATATTAGTCCAGGACCAGAACGACAACTCGCCTCAGGTTCTGTACCCAGTCCAGACTAGCAGCTCTCTGGTGGCTGAATTGGTGCCTCGTTCAGCAGAAGTGGGCTATCTTGTCACTAAAGTGGTGGCTGTTGATGTGGACTCTGGACAGAATGCCTGGCTCTCGTATAAACTGCAGAAAGCGACAGACAGGGCGCTGTTTGAAGTGGGCTTACAGAATGGAGAAATAAGAACTATACGCCAAGTCACTGATAAAGATGCTGTGAAACAAAGGCTCACTGTTGTAGTGGAGGACAACGGGCAGCCATCTCATTCAGCTACAGTCAATGTTAACGTGGCTGTGGCGGACAGCTTTCCTGAAGTGCTCTCGGAGTTCACTGACTTTACGCACGACAAGGAGTACAATGACAACCTGACTTTTTATTTAGTCTTGGCTTTGGCTGTCGTCTCATTTCTGTTCATCACATGTTTAGTGGTTATTATATCAGTGAAAATATACCGATGGAGACAGTCTCGCGTTCTCTATCATTCCAATCTCCCGGTTATTCCGTATTATCCACCGCGTTACGCAGACACTTTGGGGACAGGAACTCTACAGCACGTGTACAATTACGAGGTGTGCAGGACGACTGATTCCAGAAAGAGTGACTGTAAGTTCGTCAGACCCTGCAGTCAGAACGTACTGATAATGGACCCCAGTTCTACAGGGACGATGCAGCGGATGCAGAGTGAACAGAACATCCTGGATGAACCAGACTCTCCACTAGAGGTGAGTTTGTTGTAG
- the LOC110504892 gene encoding protocadherin gamma-A5-like has product MWNSMLWFESTGSARNGRSLKRQVQAFILVFLAQIIHGQIRYSIPEEMRKGSFVGNVAEDLGMNAKRMKSGGARIVSGDSSEYIRLDVDKGTLVVGERIDREQLCGQTSPCSLSFEMIMMNPMQLLSIVVEILDVNDNSPFFTEKEIQIEISESTLPGTRILQESATDPDVGINTLQGYTLHPTDHFSIKIQTGPDGSKYVEMYLFAPLDREKRDKLLLTLIAVDGGDPQRSGALQIHITVLDANDNGPIFMHSIFKASVTENAATGTVVTTVSATDADEGPYGHVTYHFARVPPDVAELFSLDENTGKITVTGQIDYEKNKQYELGLQAKDQGGQMDSTKVIIDVIDVNDNVPLITLTSFSNPISEDSISGTTVAIINVKDIDSGKNGKVECSINTKIPFAIQSSLKSYYTLVTDGVLDRERNAVYNITFTAVDEGIQPLSASKTITLRISDVNDNAPVFEQSLYSATVVENNVPAVSVFSVKAHDSDWGQNARMSYVLIDSQFNGNPISSYISVNAETGSIQAVRSFDYEQTKSFEIYIKAQDGGSPPLSSNATVKISILDQNDNTPQVLYPVQTSSSLVAEMVPRSADVGYLVTKVVAVDVDSGQNAWLSYKLQKATDRALFEVGLQNGEIRTIRQVTDKDVVKQMLTVVVEDNGQPSRSATVNVNVAVADSFPEVLSEFTDFTHDKDYNDNLTFYLALALAVVSFLFITCLVVIISVKIYRWRQSRVLYHSSLPVIPYYPPRYADTLGTGTLQHVYNYEVCRTTDSRKSDCKFVRPCSQNVLIMDPSSTGTMQRMQSEQHILDEPDSPLEVSFLEFK; this is encoded by the coding sequence ATGTGGAATTCGATGCTTTGGTTTGAGTCCACGGGTTCTGCCAGAAATGGACGCTCGCTTAAACGGCAAGTACAGGCCTTTATTCTTGTTTTCCTCGCCCAGATTATTCACGGGCAGATTCGTTATTCTATCCCAGAGGAGATGAGAAAGGGCTCGTTTGTTGGAAATGTTGCGGAGGATTTAGGAATGAACGCTAAACGAATGAAATCGGGTGGCGCTCGCATTGTTAGCGGCGATAGCAGCGAGTATATTAGGTTGGATGTAGACAAAGGGACACTGGTCGtaggagagaggatagacagGGAGCAGCTATGCGGACAGACATCGCCCTGCAGCTTGAGCTTCGAGATGATTATGATGAATCCTATGCAGCTGCTTAGCATTGTGGTGGAAATACTAGATGTTAACGACAACTCGCCCTTCTTTACTGAAAAAGAAATTCAAATAGAAATCTCAGAGTCTACTCTGCCGGGTACGAGGATATTACAGGAGAGTGCGACAGACCCAGATGTCGGTATCAATACACTGCAAGGCTACACCTTGCACCCTACTGATCATTTCAGCATTAAAATCCAGACTGGTCCCGATGGCAGCAAATATGTGGAGATGTATCTGTTTGCGCCTTTAGACCGAGAGAAAAGGGATAAACTGCTTCTCACATTGATTGCTGTAGACGGCGGGGACCCGCAGAGATCTGGAGCACTTCAAATACACATAACTGTGCTTGATGCCAATGATAATGGCCCCATTTTTATGCATTCGATTTTTAAAGCGTCTGTAACCGAAAATGCAGCCACAGGCACTGTAGTGACTACTGTAAGTGCCACTGACGCAGATGAGGGGCCATACGGTCATGTCACTTACCATTTTGCTCGTGTACCTCCCGACGTCGCAGAATTATTTTCTTTAGATGAGAATACAGGCAAAATAACAGTAACTGGCCAAATTGATTATGAAAAGAATAAGCAATATGAACTCGGTTTACAGGCTAAAGACCAAGGAGGACAAATGGACTCCACAAAAGTCATTATTGACGTTATTGATGTGAATGACAACGTCCCCTTGATTACACTAACGTCATTCTCGAATCCAATATCTGAAGATTCGATCAGTGGCACAACCGTGGCTATAATAAATGTCAAAGACATCGATTCTGGTAAAAACGGAAAGGTAGAATGTTCGATAAATACCAAGATCCCGTTTGCCATCCAGTCGTCTCTAAAGAGCTATTACACCCTTGTGACAGATGGTGTTTTGGACAGAGAGCGTAATGCCGTATATAACATTACATTCACCGCCGTAGATGAGGGTATCCAGCCCCTGTCGGCCAGTAAAACCATCACACTGAGAATCTCAGACGTTAATGACAATGCGCCCGTTTTTGAGCAGAGTTTATACTCTGCCACTGTGGTGGAAAACAACGTTCCGGCGGTGTCAGTGTTTTCTGTGAAGGCTCACGACTCAGATTGGGGTCAGAACGCACGCATGTCCTACGTGCTCATAGATTCTCAATTTAATGGGAATCCGATATCGTCCTACATCTCTGTTAATGCGGAGACAGGTTCCATCCAAGCAGTGCGCTCCTTCGATTATGAGCAAACTAAATCATTTGAGATTTATATTAAAGCTCAAGATGGAGGCTCCCCGCCTCTCAGCAGCAATGCCACAGTCAAAATCAGCATCCTTGACCAGAACGACAACACGCCTCAGGTTCTGTACCCAGTCCAGACGAGCAGCTCTCTGGTGGCTGAAATGGTGCCTCGTTCTGCAGATGTGGGCTATCTTGTCACTAAAGTGGTGGCTGTTGATGTCGACTCTGGACAGAATGCCTGGCTCTCGTATAAACTGCAGAAAGCGACAGACAGGGCGCTGTTTGAAGTAGGCTTACAGAATGGAGAAATAAGAACTATACGCCAAGTCACTGATAAAGATGTTGTGAAACAAATGCTCACTGTTGTAGTGGAGGACAACGGGCAGCCCTCTCGTTCAGCTACAGTCAATGTTAACGTAGCGGTGGCGGACAGCTTCCCCGAAGTGCTCTCGGAGTTCACTGACTTTACGCACGACAAGGACTACAATGACAACCTGACTTTTTACTTAGCCTTGGCTTTGGCTGTTGTCTCATTTCTGTTCATCACATGTTTAGTGGTTATTATATCAGTAAAAATATACAGATGGAGACAGTCTCGCGTCCTCTATCATTCCAGTCTCCCGGTTATTCCGTATTATCCACCGCGTTACGCAGACACTTTGGGGACAGGAACTCTACAGCACGTGTACAATTACGAGGTGTGCAGGACGACTGACTCCAGAAAGAGTGACTGTAAGTTCGTCAGACCCTGTAGTCAGAACGTACTGATAATGGACCCCAGTTCTACAGGGACGATGCAGCGGATGCAGAGTGAACAGCACATCCTGGATGAACCAGACTCTCCACTAGAGGTGAGTTTCTTGGAGTTTAAATAA